A window of Mixophyes fleayi isolate aMixFle1 chromosome 10, aMixFle1.hap1, whole genome shotgun sequence contains these coding sequences:
- the HTATIP2 gene encoding protein HTATIP2 has product MPGVSGLGTGCWAVGSLLILLAAISIHQEYSDPGELPRMEKDLQKLQEEYRQMNKSCFILGASGETGKELLKEIVQRQLFSKITLIGRRKLTFEDEAYKNVNQELVDFEKLDEYPSAFQGHDVGFCCLGTTKAKSGEAGFIRVDHDYVLKSAQMAKSGGCKHFNLESSRGANKASSFLYLRVKGEVEAEVEELDFDRFSIFRPAVLLCDRQESRPSEWFARKMLVPISYMFPTAYSVPMTTLVKAMLNNMMLQSDKKVDLLENKAIHSLGDLGKQEGK; this is encoded by the exons ATGCCGGGTGTGTCAGGTCTGGGCACGGGCTGTTGGGCTGTAGGATCACTGCTCATACTCCTCGCTGCCATCTCTATTCACCAGGAGTACTCCGACCCCGGGGAGCTGCCCAG GATGGAGAAGGACCTCCagaagctgcaagaagaatacagACAGATGAACAAATCCTGCTTCATCCTAGGAGCATCGGGGGAGACCGGGAAGGAGTTGCTGAAGGAGATCGTTCAGCGTCAGCTGTTCAGTAAAATCACTCTCATTGGGCGTCGGAAGTTAACGTTCGAAGACGAGGCCTATAAAAATGTG AACCAGGAGTTGGTCGATTTTGAGAAGTTAGACGAGTACCCTTCGGCTTTTCAAGGACACGATGTTGGGTTCTGCTGTCTGGGGACCACAAAAGCAAAGTCTGGAGAG GCCGGCTTTATCCGCGTGGATCATGATTATGTCCTCAAATCCGCGCAGATGGCAAAATCCGGAGGCTGCAAACACTTCAATCTGGAGTCCTCCAGGGGAGCCAACAAGGCGAGCAGCTTCCTCTACCTGAGGGTAAAG GGTGAAGTGGAAGCTGAAGTAGAAGAATTGGACTTTGATCGGTTTTCCATCTTTAGACCTGC AGTTCTTCTGTGTGACCGACAAGAGTCACGACCGTCAGAATGGTTTGCCAGGAAGATGCTGGTCCCGATATCCTATATGTTCCCCACCGCGTACTCCGTGCCTATGACTACCTTAGTGAAAGCCATGTTGAACAACATGATGTTACAGAGTGACAAGAAGGTGGATCTGCTAGAGAACAAAGCTATACATTCACTGGGGGACCTGGGCAAACAGGAGGGCAAGTAG